From the Streptomyces sp. NBC_00390 genome, the window CACGGTCGTTCAAACGTCCAGGTCACTCCCTCGGGAAGGAGACCTCCACGCGACGGTTCTTCCGGCGGCCCTCCTCGGTCGTGTTGCCGGCGATCGGGTAGTCCTCGCCGTACCCGCGGATCTCGTACGAGATCCCGTCGGCGCTGAGTTGCTGCGAGAGCAGGCTGTGCACCGCGTCCGCACGCTTCTTGGACAGTACCTCGCCGTGCTCCTCGGAGCCGAGGTCGTCGGTGAAGCCGAAGACACGCACCTTCTTGGCGTCCTGGGCCTTGATCTCGGCGGCGATCGCGGAGATGCGGGACTGGGCGGCGCCGGAGAGCTTCGCACTGTC encodes:
- a CDS encoding OmpA family protein → MSAATTPSLRAAATVAAGALSFTLIGAADALGDDGPYPVPVAAAPMKIDATDSDLKLPEGATLADPKVIDIKSVVEDISGEERREETNSDIKFALQAEVLFGRDSAKLSGAAQSRISAIAAEIKAQDAKKVRVFGFTDDLGSEEHGEVLSKKRADAVHSLLSQQLSADGISYEIRGYGEDYPIAGNTTEEGRRKNRRVEVSFPRE